One part of the Bacillus sp. FJAT-27916 genome encodes these proteins:
- the ppsA gene encoding phosphoenolpyruvate synthase, which produces MKSFVIHFQEIDWTKLPLVGGKGVHLAELSKIQGLSVPAGFCVTTEAYQKAFENHDTFHQLLEQLTKLNGEEHTQIRTLSNQIRQHMMKAEIPPNVEEDVTHALAQLGAEHAYAIRSSATAEDLPSASFAGQQDTYLNIIGVSSILRHIQKCWASLYTERAVIYRLQNGFDQKDVSLSVIVQQMVFSNASGVMFTADPMTSNRKILSINASFGMGEALVSGIVSPDSYQVRGAQLIDKMIADKKKAVYCLEEGGTKTQPIEPDWQKVQTLTDSQIIELAQIGRQIEDHFSCPQDIEWCLVDNTFHIVQSRPITTLYPIPEAADQENHVYVSVGHQQMMTAAMKPLGLSFYLLTTPAPMRTAGRRLFVDVTQQLASKEGRVMLLNTLGKSDPLIKDALITIVDRGDFVKLLPQDYSAIAPLRKGPMPAAQPPIEPGPSLISELINKSQASIELLKQQIRTKSGIDLFDFIQEDLKELRRELFAPESMAVIKAAMDASAWLNEHMAKWLGEPNAADTLSQSVPNNITSEMGLALLDVADAIRPYPEVIDYLQNVKEDRFLDELSEFEGGATIKQVLDDFLHKYGMRCSGEIDLTRTRWSEKPSALIPLILSNLKNSAPHASQLMFEQGRKEAVRKERELLTRLQSLPDGEQKMNETKRMIDLLRNTIGYREYPKYFMVNRYFIYKQALLKEAKKLEQAKVIHHLEDVYYLTFDELREVVQTKEMNEEIIRKRKEEYTLYKKLTPPRVITSDGEIIAGAYKRESIPVHSIPGLPVSAGVIEGRARVVLSIEEADLEAGDILVTAYTDPSWTPLFVSIKGLVTEVGGLMTHGAVIAREYGQPAVVGVEKATTLIKDGQQIRLNGTEGYIEIL; this is translated from the coding sequence ATGAAATCATTTGTTATACATTTTCAGGAAATCGATTGGACGAAGCTTCCGCTTGTTGGCGGGAAGGGTGTTCATTTGGCGGAGCTATCGAAAATACAAGGATTATCTGTTCCGGCAGGCTTTTGTGTAACGACGGAAGCTTACCAAAAAGCCTTTGAAAACCATGACACTTTCCATCAGTTATTGGAGCAGTTAACAAAGTTGAATGGGGAGGAGCACACGCAAATCCGTACCCTCAGTAATCAAATCCGGCAGCATATGATGAAAGCTGAGATTCCTCCTAATGTTGAAGAGGATGTCACTCATGCTCTTGCCCAGCTTGGAGCTGAACATGCCTATGCGATACGCTCCAGTGCCACGGCAGAGGACCTCCCGTCTGCCTCCTTTGCCGGGCAGCAGGACACATATTTGAATATCATCGGTGTTTCGTCCATTTTGCGGCATATCCAGAAATGCTGGGCTTCTTTATACACGGAACGTGCCGTTATTTATCGGCTGCAAAATGGGTTTGATCAAAAAGACGTCTCGCTATCTGTAATCGTTCAGCAGATGGTCTTCTCAAATGCTTCAGGCGTTATGTTCACGGCTGACCCGATGACCTCCAATCGAAAGATTCTCTCCATCAATGCGAGCTTTGGAATGGGAGAAGCGCTTGTTTCCGGCATTGTCTCACCTGATTCCTATCAAGTGAGGGGAGCCCAACTAATCGACAAGATGATTGCGGACAAAAAGAAAGCGGTCTATTGTTTGGAGGAAGGGGGCACGAAGACACAGCCGATTGAGCCTGATTGGCAAAAAGTGCAAACATTAACGGACAGCCAGATTATCGAATTAGCACAAATCGGAAGGCAGATAGAGGACCACTTCAGCTGTCCTCAGGATATCGAATGGTGTCTTGTAGATAATACCTTTCATATTGTCCAAAGCCGGCCCATTACCACTTTATATCCAATACCTGAAGCAGCAGACCAGGAAAACCATGTGTACGTCTCGGTCGGCCATCAGCAAATGATGACCGCCGCGATGAAGCCGCTCGGCTTATCCTTTTACCTATTAACGACTCCCGCCCCGATGCGAACGGCTGGCAGAAGATTATTTGTCGACGTCACCCAGCAGCTCGCTTCAAAAGAAGGCAGAGTAATGCTGCTAAACACATTAGGAAAGTCTGATCCGCTCATCAAAGATGCCCTCATCACAATCGTTGACAGGGGAGACTTCGTTAAACTGCTCCCGCAAGACTATTCAGCAATAGCTCCGCTTAGAAAAGGCCCTATGCCAGCTGCGCAGCCGCCCATTGAACCTGGCCCCTCCCTTATTTCAGAACTAATCAATAAGAGTCAAGCATCGATCGAATTATTGAAACAGCAAATCCGAACAAAATCAGGGATAGATTTGTTTGATTTTATACAAGAGGATCTAAAGGAATTAAGGAGGGAGTTATTCGCTCCAGAAAGCATGGCGGTGATCAAGGCGGCGATGGATGCTTCGGCATGGCTGAATGAGCATATGGCCAAATGGTTAGGTGAACCGAATGCTGCGGACACCCTTTCACAATCCGTTCCAAACAATATCACATCAGAAATGGGGCTTGCCTTATTGGATGTGGCTGATGCGATCCGTCCTTATCCAGAGGTGATAGATTACCTGCAGAACGTAAAAGAGGACCGCTTTTTGGATGAGTTGTCGGAGTTTGAAGGAGGGGCAACGATCAAACAAGTGCTGGATGATTTTCTCCATAAATACGGAATGCGATGCAGCGGCGAAATTGATTTGACAAGGACGCGATGGAGTGAGAAACCAAGTGCCTTAATTCCGCTTATTCTAAGCAATCTCAAAAACTCCGCTCCCCATGCTAGTCAGTTGATGTTTGAACAAGGAAGAAAGGAAGCTGTTCGAAAAGAGAGGGAGTTATTGACGAGACTGCAGTCATTACCTGATGGGGAACAAAAGATGAATGAAACAAAACGAATGATTGATTTGCTGCGGAATACGATCGGCTACCGTGAATATCCGAAATACTTCATGGTTAATCGCTACTTCATTTATAAACAGGCATTGTTGAAAGAGGCGAAAAAGCTTGAACAGGCGAAGGTGATTCATCATCTGGAAGATGTCTATTATCTTACTTTTGATGAACTGCGTGAAGTGGTTCAAACGAAAGAAATGAATGAAGAAATCATCCGGAAGCGGAAAGAGGAATATACGCTATATAAGAAGTTAACGCCACCACGTGTCATTACATCAGATGGAGAAATCATAGCAGGAGCGTACAAGCGGGAAAGCATCCCAGTCCATTCTATTCCAGGTCTTCCGGTATCTGCTGGAGTCATAGAAGGCCGGGCCCGCGTGGTTTTATCGATAGAGGAAGCCGATTTGGAGGCTGGAGATATATTGGTGACGGCTTATACAGACCCGAGCTGGACTCCTTTATTTGTCTCCATCAAAGGCTTGGTCACCGAAGTAGGCGGGTTGATGACCCATGGCGCGGTGATAGCACGTGAATATGGGCAGCCGGCGGTGGTTGGAGTGGAGAAGGCAACAACGCTTATTAAAGACGGACAACAAATCCGCTTGAATGGGACCGAAGGGTATATTGAAATCCTATAA
- a CDS encoding GNAT family N-acetyltransferase, translating to MDYTFTVMTQEQAEWIAYSWHYDGEYSFYDMEADPDDLEEFLNAETRGDSVFAVTYEETLAAFLTVELTGSQTADIGLGMEPGLTGQGKGMDFLQAVIEFVTFEYEVERMTLSVAAFNVRAIKVYRKAGFKDAGTFLQETNGRTYEFLKMELAV from the coding sequence ATGGACTATACTTTCACGGTTATGACACAAGAACAGGCAGAATGGATTGCCTATTCATGGCATTATGATGGAGAATACAGCTTCTATGACATGGAGGCCGACCCGGATGATCTGGAGGAGTTCTTAAACGCGGAAACAAGAGGCGATTCGGTATTTGCGGTAACATATGAAGAGACATTAGCTGCCTTTTTAACGGTTGAATTGACCGGTAGCCAGACGGCGGATATTGGCTTAGGAATGGAGCCAGGCTTAACCGGTCAAGGGAAAGGAATGGACTTCCTGCAGGCTGTGATTGAATTTGTCACATTCGAATATGAGGTTGAAAGAATGACCTTATCGGTTGCCGCTTTCAATGTCAGGGCGATAAAGGTATACAGGAAAGCCGGGTTTAAGGATGCTGGGACGTTCCTGCAGGAGACAAACGGCCGTACGTATGAGTTTTTGAAAATGGAGTTAGCTGTTTAG
- a CDS encoding MFS transporter: MNKHASIWHNRNFMKFFTANALANLGNWFDYVGMLILFRYSWNADPLLIAFISISYAIPSILFGQFAGVLADRMDKRKILIYSDWFRALLTLCLVFVPSPFIALPILLLRNTAGVISLPAQQGLIRNIVEDEDIMKAITINGSLFQLMKVVGPLIGGSIAGIFSPKLSILMNALSFTISGIILSRVQIKGRDNDEASEVTEQTSFFLSWKMGWTIVINNQTLRASILFGIFSTLTIQMIDTQIVTLFSTVFPNTPEITGWAIAAIGLGSLLVVMLLHGLSRIRKYGWFFGTGSLLIGIMTGGYGYLQEYNMIFLAVILALIGGIGNGMIVTAINFLIQIEPPKDAVGRVAGILDSILSILFIAGPLLGGLMIHHFGVLNTFQAIGIGLFCIGLSGILLQNLIWEQSEPKSEYRKIVNRDENA, encoded by the coding sequence ATGAACAAGCACGCATCAATATGGCATAACAGGAACTTTATGAAATTTTTTACGGCAAATGCTCTTGCCAATTTAGGGAATTGGTTTGATTACGTTGGGATGCTTATTTTATTCCGCTATTCCTGGAATGCAGACCCGCTCCTAATTGCTTTTATATCCATCTCCTATGCGATTCCAAGCATTCTGTTCGGACAATTTGCTGGTGTATTGGCCGATCGCATGGATAAACGGAAAATCTTAATCTATTCTGACTGGTTTCGGGCGCTGCTCACTTTATGTCTCGTTTTCGTCCCCTCTCCATTTATTGCTCTGCCAATTCTTTTGTTACGTAACACTGCAGGAGTCATTAGCTTGCCTGCCCAGCAAGGATTGATAAGAAATATTGTTGAAGATGAAGACATAATGAAGGCAATCACCATTAATGGAAGCCTATTTCAGCTGATGAAGGTAGTTGGACCACTTATAGGTGGTTCTATAGCTGGAATTTTCTCCCCCAAACTCTCCATCCTCATGAACGCCTTGTCCTTTACGATTTCTGGGATTATTCTCAGCCGGGTTCAAATAAAAGGACGCGATAATGATGAAGCGTCTGAGGTTACCGAACAGACTAGTTTTTTCTTATCGTGGAAGATGGGCTGGACGATTGTTATCAATAACCAAACTTTAAGAGCAAGCATCCTTTTTGGTATTTTTAGTACACTCACCATTCAAATGATTGATACACAAATCGTCACTTTATTTAGCACCGTGTTTCCTAACACCCCAGAAATTACGGGATGGGCAATTGCAGCTATCGGATTAGGTTCTCTCCTGGTTGTCATGCTTCTGCATGGATTAAGCCGCATCCGCAAGTATGGTTGGTTCTTTGGAACAGGCAGTCTTCTGATTGGGATTATGACAGGAGGTTATGGCTATCTACAAGAGTACAACATGATATTTTTAGCGGTCATTCTTGCCTTAATCGGGGGAATAGGAAATGGAATGATTGTTACAGCCATCAATTTTCTTATCCAGATTGAACCGCCTAAAGATGCTGTAGGCAGAGTCGCTGGTATTCTTGATTCTATTTTAAGCATCCTCTTTATTGCTGGCCCGCTCCTTGGTGGTCTTATGATTCATCATTTTGGCGTCCTGAATACCTTTCAAGCAATTGGCATTGGATTGTTTTGTATAGGGTTGTCCGGAATCCTTTTGCAAAACCTAATTTGGGAGCAAAGCGAACCGAAGTCGGAATATAGGAAAATAGTTAATCGAGATGAAAATGCTTGA
- a CDS encoding GNAT family N-acetyltransferase: protein MSIQKDGFLFAEKYTHDIRMREKLYPLFEQVFGISPNLMTDLSDKGLWNNEYMPYSFFDGEQAIANVSAFPLPMMINGASIHCIGIQSVMTHPDYRRKGLMKALFQKMLDDADQTYEGSILYTSSPELYIPFGFKTVNQYSFKMDFAHTTIASSSSLRKLKPLTNPADLEILNKIAQHSKILSTTFFPIRYLNCLYFNFYNPAIYENLYLIEELDTILVFEVNNGILHLYDVMGEMIPPIEQLCSFIPYEFTSIEYYFHPEAFPSPNLRPIECEAQTKLMVRGNILVENELFMMPVTCEF from the coding sequence TTGTCCATTCAAAAAGACGGCTTCCTATTTGCCGAAAAATACACGCATGATATCCGCATGCGCGAGAAGCTATACCCGTTATTTGAGCAAGTCTTCGGCATCAGTCCGAATTTGATGACCGATCTCTCTGATAAAGGATTGTGGAATAACGAGTATATGCCTTACAGCTTCTTTGACGGGGAACAAGCGATTGCAAATGTTTCGGCCTTTCCGCTCCCGATGATGATTAACGGTGCATCCATCCATTGTATTGGGATTCAATCGGTCATGACGCATCCGGACTATCGAAGGAAGGGGCTCATGAAGGCTTTGTTTCAAAAAATGCTGGACGATGCAGATCAAACGTATGAAGGATCCATCCTCTATACGAGCAGTCCCGAGCTTTACATCCCTTTTGGGTTTAAAACGGTTAACCAGTATTCCTTTAAAATGGATTTTGCCCATACGACAATCGCTTCATCATCCTCTTTACGTAAACTCAAGCCATTGACGAATCCGGCAGATTTAGAAATTCTGAACAAAATCGCTCAACACAGTAAAATCTTATCCACCACTTTCTTTCCTATTCGTTATTTGAATTGTCTGTACTTCAATTTCTATAATCCAGCAATCTACGAGAATCTTTATCTTATAGAGGAACTGGATACAATCCTTGTTTTTGAGGTAAACAATGGAATCCTGCACTTATATGATGTAATGGGAGAAATGATTCCTCCAATCGAACAGCTATGCTCTTTTATTCCCTATGAATTTACGTCCATCGAATATTACTTTCATCCAGAAGCCTTTCCATCGCCTAATCTTAGACCGATTGAATGTGAAGCACAGACTAAATTAATGGTCAGAGGCAATATCCTTGTTGAGAATGAATTATTCATGATGCCGGTCACATGTGAGTTCTAA
- a CDS encoding response regulator transcription factor — MFKLLVIEDDQTLFQELRDRLSNWSYEVNGITDFSNVLAEFTEAKPDLVIIDIQLPKYDGFHWCRMIRNYSNVPIIFLSSRDHPTDMVMSMQLGADDFVQKPFHFDVLLAKIQAILRRTYNYNAETAALKTWCGALIDFERNSISKDEIEIELTKNECFILKQLLEHKDKIVSRDALIRALWEDERFVSDNTLTVNVNRLRKKLEQLGLGHMIETKVGQGYIAKEEESPI; from the coding sequence TTGTTTAAATTATTAGTGATTGAGGATGACCAGACCTTGTTCCAGGAGCTTCGGGACCGACTTTCCAATTGGTCTTATGAGGTTAACGGAATTACTGACTTTTCCAATGTGCTGGCCGAGTTCACAGAAGCGAAGCCTGATTTGGTCATCATTGATATTCAGCTTCCTAAATATGATGGATTTCATTGGTGCCGAATGATCCGTAACTATTCGAATGTGCCGATTATTTTCCTGTCCTCACGGGACCATCCAACCGATATGGTCATGTCAATGCAGCTTGGGGCGGATGATTTTGTGCAAAAGCCGTTTCATTTCGATGTGCTGCTTGCGAAGATTCAAGCAATCCTCAGACGCACGTATAATTACAATGCAGAAACAGCTGCCCTTAAAACGTGGTGCGGTGCGTTGATTGATTTTGAGCGAAATAGTATCAGCAAGGATGAGATAGAGATTGAACTGACGAAGAATGAATGCTTTATCCTCAAGCAATTGCTTGAGCATAAGGACAAGATTGTCAGCCGGGATGCCTTGATTCGTGCTTTATGGGAGGATGAGCGCTTTGTCAGCGATAACACGCTCACGGTGAACGTCAATCGTCTTCGCAAAAAGCTCGAACAGCTTGGTCTTGGCCACATGATTGAGACGAAGGTTGGACAAGGCTATATCGCCAAGGAAGAGGAGTCACCTATATGA